One window of Mangrovibacterium diazotrophicum genomic DNA carries:
- a CDS encoding response regulator, whose translation MSEDLDFNGLKLLVVDDSPINHRVVTLSLRGRFSEIDSAYNGLEAFEKYKKVPYDVILMDAMMPVMNGCESTLVIRLFEKEQEMLKKAFIIAMTASDADGDIKHCLEAGMDNYLGKPFNASNFLRMVENKFNS comes from the coding sequence ATGTCAGAGGATCTTGATTTCAACGGTTTAAAATTACTGGTGGTTGACGATAGTCCGATTAATCATCGGGTTGTTACATTGTCGTTGCGGGGGCGATTTTCTGAAATCGATAGTGCCTACAATGGATTGGAGGCTTTTGAGAAGTATAAAAAAGTTCCCTACGATGTGATATTAATGGACGCGATGATGCCGGTCATGAATGGATGTGAGTCGACCTTGGTCATTCGTCTGTTCGAAAAAGAGCAGGAAATGCTCAAAAAAGCATTTATTATTGCCATGACGGCTAGTGATGCGGACGGGGATATCAAACATTGTTTGGAAGCCGGGATGGACAATTACCTGGGCAAGCCTTTCAACGCTTCGAATTTCTTACGCATGGTCGAGAACAAGTTTAATTCCTGA